TTTGAGAGGTGTTTATAAGCATGCATGTTAGTAATTAAGTAGAACATATGTTTTATGCTCTTTATAGTATGATATATCGGTGGTCCCTGAATGTTAgattaaaaatcatattttttagGGTTTCAAAGTAGAAATTATATTTAATGTCATATTTCCTAATTGGTATATTTGTATATTATTTTGTTTCGTAGTGGGTTCCGAATTCTTCAGTGTTCAACTATTTTATGGTGGAGATTTTGATGAAAGACTAGAAAAATATGATGGTGGAAGTGTTGCGTACTTTGACTATATTCCTAGGGACGAAGCTTCATTATCTGGGTTAGAGGAATTATTTCGTGTCTTAGGTTTAGAGAATTTTCGAATATGGTTTTTATATCCGGGACTACCACTGCATCATACCAATATAACACTAATTGAGAGTGATGAGGATGTAGAGAACTTTACTGAGTTTGTTGATATATATAGTGAAATATTCACAATGTACACAACAAATAGTAGTGGAGTTTATGGCTTGTGTGATTATGATTTCTCGTTTACGCAATTAGCATTGGATGAGAGAGAACAGAGGGTTGAGGATATGAGACAGGAAGATGAGAAAGAAAATGTATTACCAAGTCAGGGAGTTGATCATAATAGTGGAGATGAACCAGTTGCTTTTCATGCTGACACCTCGAACCTTGATACAACTGAGAGTGAAGCACCACCTATTGCTAGAAGAAGGAGAAGAGTGCCCCCTCCTAACCCTCCATATAGATCAAGGAAAAGAGGTAGATACTCCATGTTACGAGTAAGTACATTTAATTTGTGGTTTTATTATGCACTGTATACATGACTTGTTTTATATCTTAACAATTAGCTAATAATTATATGGTTTTATTGAACCAGGTCATGCAACAGAGGTCAACCAATATTCAAATCAAGACTCTGATGAATGTGCACACATGTACACCCACCTGGGAACAAAAACAAGTGAACTCAACATGTATTGCAAATGCTTATGAAGATCAGATCAGACTAAATCCAACATGGAAATTATCATCATTCCATAAACAAGTAGTGAATGACTTAAAGTGTTCAGTTGCTTATTCTATGATATACAGGGCCATGAGGAAAGCAAAAGAGAAAATTTTGGGTAATCATGAGCAAGAATTTAAAAAGTTGTACAGTTATGGAAATGAACTTATGAAGACCATGCCAGATACAACTGTCAAACTCATGACAAAGCCTGCTGAAGCTGGAGTAGAAGGTAGAAGATTTAAAAGGTTTTATGTATGTCTTGGCCCTCTAAAAGCTGGATTCTTGTCAGGTTGTAGACTCTTAATTGGGTTAGATGGGTGTCACTTAAAAGGACCCTTCAAGGGGGATTCTGTTGAGTGATGTGGCCACAGATCCCAGTGATGGGATGTATCCTGTGGCATGGGCCCAGGTAGAAGCAAAAAATGGACAAAGCTGGGATTGGTTTTTATGCTTTGCTTAAAAAAGACCTTAGGATTGAAAATGATGGGGGCTATACATTCATCTCAGATAGGCAGAAGGTAATGAGTATTTTTAAGTTGTTGAGTCTTTTTAATGCACTTGGTCAAGTAGTTGTATATTAACTTCTTCAATGCACATTTTTATTTAGGGTTTAGTAAATGCATTGGAAAAGTACTTCCCAGCAGCAGAGAATAGGTTTTGTGTGATGCACTTATACAATAACCTCTCTAATGTGTACAATGGGGTTGGGATTAGAGGAGCACTTTGGGCAGCTGCCAAGTCAACCAGTGAATACTTTTTTAATAAGCACATGGAAAATCTGAAAAAGGTATTTCCTCACACTTGCATTTAAAAGTTCTCAACATATAATTGTTGCACTTGCATTGATTTTATTTTACTCTATTGTTAACAGTTGCACTTAAAAGCATACATATGGTTAGCTCAGAAACCTAGCTCCCAATGGAGTAGATCTGCTTTTAGAGATATTTGCAAGTGTGATACTTTTGTCAATAACAATTGCGAGATCTTCAACAATGCGATCAATCCATTCAGGGAAATGGGTATTCTAACAATGTTCAAGTCTATTCACCTGTCTTGTATGCAAAGGATTCAAAGAAGAAAGACCAAGTTTGAGAGGAGGAACACCATTTTTTGTACACAGGCTTTAAAAAATTGGATAAGTAA
The sequence above is drawn from the Apium graveolens cultivar Ventura chromosome 2, ASM990537v1, whole genome shotgun sequence genome and encodes:
- the LOC141708552 gene encoding uncharacterized protein LOC141708552 — its product is MRGIQRPLKDGAPDDDGMPHYGHANNKYVGSEFFSVQLFYGGDFDERLEKYDGGSVAYFDYIPRDEASLSGLEELFRVLGLENFRIWFLYPGLPLHHTNITLIESDEDVENFTEFVDIYSEIFTMYTTNSSGVYGLCDYDFSFTQLALDEREQRVEDMRQEDEKENVLPSQGVDHNSGDEPVAFHADTSNLDTTESEAPPIARRRRRVPPPNPPYRSRKRGRYSMLRVMQQRSTNIQIKTLMNVHTCTPTWEQKQVNSTCIANAYEDQIRLNPTWKLSSFHKQVVNDLKCSVAYSMIYRAMRKAKEKILGNHEQEFKKLYSYGNELMKTMPDTTVKLMTKPAEAGVEGRRFKRFYVCLGPLKAGFLSGCRLLIGLDGCHLKGPFKGDSVE